Genomic segment of Rhodococcus rhodochrous:
CTGAACTTCTTCACCGGTTCCGCTGATGCGGCCGGCGATGCGTTCGGCAGCAGCCAGGCCTGAGCCTCGCAGACTCGAAGGCCCGTGGGTTGATCCCGCGGGCCTTCGTCGTGTCCGGAGATGGTCGTCTCCATCCGGACCGGGGGAGCGGAGTACCGCCCCGCTCCACACCCCGCTCGGCCCCGGTCTCGACGCCGGAAACCGACGTTTGGGTTCGTTTCATCACGGCTAACCCGTGAATGTAATTCGGACCACTCAACCGAAACGGACGTTCGGTGAGAGGACACGAAAGATGACATCTCGATCACCAAGCCCGGGCCGCGGCTCGATGACGGCAACGCCGGTGCAGACCGCGGCGCTCGTGGTGGGCGCCGTCTTCCTACTGGTGGGCATCCTCGGGTTCATCCCGGGTGTCACGTCGGACTACGACCAGCTCTCGGGCGCAGGCCACCATTCCGAGGCTCTGCTGTTGGGGATCTTCCAGGTCTCCATCCTCCACAACATCGTGCACCTGCTCTTCGGTGTCCTGGGCCTCGCAGCGGCCCGGGCTGCAGCCACGGCCCGCAGTTTCCTCATCATCGGTGGTGCGATCTATCTGGTGCTCTGGATCTACGGCCTGATCATCGACAAGGACAGCAGCGCCAACTTCGTGCCCGTGAACTCCGCAGACGACTGGCTGCACTTCGTTCTGGGGCTGGGCATGATCGCTCTCGGCGTGCTCCTGACGCGTGCGCGAACGGCCCCGGGCACGGCTCGTCCCTGACCCGAGCCCGCACCTCCCGACATCGGGATCCGGAAGAACCCGTGGTTCACGCCACGGGTTCTTCCATGTGGGCAG
This window contains:
- a CDS encoding DUF4383 domain-containing protein; this encodes MTATPVQTAALVVGAVFLLVGILGFIPGVTSDYDQLSGAGHHSEALLLGIFQVSILHNIVHLLFGVLGLAAARAAATARSFLIIGGAIYLVLWIYGLIIDKDSSANFVPVNSADDWLHFVLGLGMIALGVLLTRARTAPGTARP